The following proteins are co-located in the Actinomycetes bacterium genome:
- the rpmA gene encoding 50S ribosomal protein L27: protein MAHKKGASSSRNGRDSAAQRLGVKRFGGQVVNAGEIIIRQRGTHFHPGTGVGRGSDDTLFALVGGSVEFGTRRGRRVINVVPVAD from the coding sequence ATGGCTCACAAGAAGGGCGCCTCGTCGTCCCGCAACGGTCGCGACTCCGCGGCGCAGCGCCTCGGCGTGAAGCGATTCGGCGGCCAGGTCGTCAACGCCGGCGAGATCATCATCCGCCAGCGCGGCACCCACTTCCACCCCGGCACCGGGGTCGGCCGCGGCAGCGACGACACGCTGTTCGCACTGGTCGGCGGCAGCGTGGAGTTCGGCACGCGGCGCGGCCGACGCGTCATCAACGTCGTTCCCGTGGCGGACTGA
- the rplU gene encoding 50S ribosomal protein L21, which yields MYAIVRAGGRQEKVAVGDLVTVDRLPGEPGSSVQLPALLLVDGDAVTSDAAALAKVSVTAEVVADAKGPKINILKYKNKTGYRKRLGHRSKLTQVRVTGIETK from the coding sequence TTGTACGCGATCGTCCGCGCCGGTGGCCGCCAGGAGAAGGTGGCCGTCGGTGACCTCGTCACGGTCGACCGGCTGCCGGGTGAGCCCGGGAGCAGCGTGCAGCTGCCCGCCTTGCTGCTCGTCGACGGCGACGCCGTGACCTCCGACGCCGCCGCGCTGGCCAAGGTCAGCGTCACGGCCGAGGTCGTCGCCGACGCCAAGGGTCCCAAGATCAACATCCTGAAGTACAAGAACAAGACCGGCTACCGCAAGCGCCTCGGGCACCGCAGCAAGCTCACCCAGGTCCGGGTCACCGGCATCGAGACGAAGTAG
- a CDS encoding glutamate-5-semialdehyde dehydrogenase, giving the protein MSTTSVPGEREAVLATARRAKGAAVHLAQASRATKDAALHAMADALVKESGRITETNAADVSRARANGTSEGIVDRLTLTEARVAAIADALRDIADLPDPVGVVVRGWTQPNGLQIRQVRVPLGVVAIIYEARPNVTVDAAGLGLKSGNAVLLRGSSSAYATNEVLVDVMQDALEASGLPRESVQLVPGTSHESVTHLITARGLVDVVIPRGGAGLIRSVVEESRVPSIETGIGNCHVYVDADADIDKAVSILVNAKAQRPSVCNAAETFLVHADVAGAFLPKALAALREAGVTVHGDDRIAAYVPAAGVAFAPVTDEDWAAEYYSLDIAAGVVDDVDEALRHIRRWGSGHTEAIVTDSVTAAQRFVSGVDAAAVMVNASTRFTDGGEFGFGAEIGISTQKLHARGPMGLPELTTTTYVVTGDGHVRR; this is encoded by the coding sequence ATGTCGACGACGTCGGTCCCGGGCGAGCGCGAGGCCGTCCTCGCCACGGCGCGGCGGGCCAAGGGCGCGGCGGTCCACCTCGCCCAGGCGTCCCGGGCCACCAAGGACGCCGCCCTGCACGCCATGGCCGACGCGCTGGTCAAGGAGAGCGGGCGCATCACGGAGACCAACGCTGCCGACGTCTCCCGCGCGCGGGCGAACGGGACCTCCGAGGGCATCGTCGACCGGCTCACCCTCACCGAGGCCCGGGTCGCGGCCATCGCCGACGCGCTGCGCGACATCGCCGACCTGCCCGACCCGGTCGGTGTCGTGGTACGCGGCTGGACCCAGCCCAACGGCCTGCAGATCCGCCAGGTCCGCGTCCCCCTCGGCGTGGTCGCGATCATCTACGAGGCGCGCCCGAACGTGACCGTGGACGCCGCTGGCCTCGGCCTGAAGTCGGGCAATGCCGTCCTGCTGCGCGGCTCGAGCAGCGCGTATGCCACCAACGAGGTGCTCGTCGACGTCATGCAGGACGCCCTCGAGGCGAGCGGGCTGCCGCGGGAGTCGGTGCAGCTGGTCCCCGGCACCTCTCACGAGTCGGTCACCCACCTGATCACGGCACGCGGCCTGGTCGACGTGGTGATCCCGCGCGGGGGAGCGGGACTGATCCGCTCGGTCGTGGAGGAGTCGAGGGTTCCGAGCATCGAGACCGGGATCGGCAACTGCCACGTGTACGTCGACGCGGACGCCGACATCGACAAGGCGGTGAGCATCCTCGTCAACGCCAAGGCGCAGCGCCCGAGCGTGTGCAACGCCGCGGAGACCTTCCTCGTGCACGCCGACGTCGCGGGGGCGTTCCTGCCCAAGGCGCTCGCGGCCCTGAGGGAGGCCGGGGTCACGGTGCACGGCGACGATCGCATCGCGGCGTACGTGCCGGCCGCCGGCGTCGCGTTCGCGCCAGTCACCGACGAGGACTGGGCCGCGGAGTACTACAGCCTCGACATCGCCGCCGGTGTCGTGGATGACGTCGACGAGGCCCTGCGGCACATCCGGCGGTGGGGGAGCGGGCACACCGAGGCGATCGTCACCGACTCCGTCACCGCAGCCCAGCGCTTCGTCAGCGGGGTCGACGCCGCCGCCGTGATGGTCAACGCGTCCACCCGCTTCACCGACGGCGGAGAGTTCGGCTTCGGTGCCGAGATCGGCATCTCGACCCAGAAGCTGCACGCGCGGGGGCCCATGGGCTTGCCCGAGCTCACCACGACCACGTACGTCGTCACCGGCGACGGCCACGTCCGCCGCTAG
- the nadD gene encoding nicotinate-nucleotide adenylyltransferase, whose translation MSAPRRLGVMGGTFDPIHHGHLVAASEVAARFHLDEVVFVPTFQPWQKESREVTPAEDRYLMTVIATASNPRFWVSRIDIDRGGPTYTVDTLRDLRAARPDWELYFITGADALAQIFTWQDADQVVGLAHFVGVTRPGHHLADPGLPLGQVSLIEVPALAISSTDCRERIGANLPIWYLVPDGVVQYISKRGLYRRMADGATVRHAPEGGA comes from the coding sequence GTGAGCGCCCCACGGCGCCTGGGGGTGATGGGCGGCACCTTCGACCCGATCCACCACGGCCACCTCGTGGCCGCCTCCGAGGTCGCGGCCCGCTTCCACCTGGACGAGGTGGTGTTCGTCCCGACGTTCCAGCCGTGGCAGAAGGAGAGCCGGGAGGTCACCCCGGCCGAGGACCGCTACCTCATGACGGTCATCGCCACCGCCTCGAACCCCCGGTTCTGGGTCAGCCGGATCGACATCGACCGCGGTGGGCCGACCTACACCGTGGACACGCTGCGTGACCTGCGGGCCGCTCGCCCGGACTGGGAGCTGTACTTCATCACCGGGGCGGACGCGCTCGCGCAGATCTTCACCTGGCAGGACGCCGACCAGGTCGTGGGTCTCGCCCACTTCGTCGGGGTGACCCGTCCCGGGCACCACCTGGCCGACCCGGGGCTGCCGCTGGGGCAGGTGAGCCTCATCGAGGTCCCGGCCCTGGCGATTTCCAGTACCGATTGCCGCGAAAGAATCGGGGCCAACCTGCCGATCTGGTACCTCGTGCCGGACGGTGTCGTGCAGTACATCAGCAAGCGCGGTCTGTACCGCCGTATGGCGGACGGCGCGACGGTTCGTCACGCACCCGAGGGGGGCGCGTGA
- the rsfS gene encoding ribosome silencing factor, with product MTAAAESIAVVVAAAEAASDKLAEDIIAFDVSEQLAITDAFLLCSAPNDRQVQAIVDAIEERLRRDFDLRPTRREGEREGRWVLLDYVDVVVHVQHAEERVYYSLERLWRDCPVIPLPESVSSGRGGRTSREGLAERPGA from the coding sequence GTGACCGCAGCAGCAGAGTCCATCGCCGTCGTCGTGGCGGCCGCCGAGGCGGCCTCCGACAAGCTGGCGGAGGACATCATCGCCTTCGACGTCTCCGAGCAGCTCGCGATCACCGACGCGTTCCTGCTCTGCTCGGCGCCCAACGACCGCCAGGTCCAGGCGATCGTCGACGCCATCGAGGAGCGGCTGCGCCGCGACTTCGACCTGCGTCCGACCCGCCGCGAGGGTGAGCGCGAAGGCCGCTGGGTGCTGCTCGACTACGTCGACGTCGTCGTGCACGTGCAGCACGCGGAGGAGAGGGTGTACTACTCCCTCGAGCGGCTGTGGCGCGACTGCCCGGTCATCCCCCTCCCCGAGAGCGTCTCATCAGGACGCGGCGGGCGGACGTCGCGCGAGGGCCTGGCCGAGCGCCCCGGCGCGTGA
- the obgE gene encoding GTPase ObgE, giving the protein MASFVDRVVLHVAAGDGGNGCASIHREKFKPLGGPDGGNGGRGGDVVLVVDPNVTTLLDYHRAPHRHATSGKAGQGDHRSGADGDDLVLPVPDGTVVSSPDGEPLADLVGAGTRYVVAQGGRGGLGNAALATTRRKAPGFALLGEPGWSGDVVLELKTVADIGLVGFPSAGKSSLVAALSAARPKIADYPFTTLTPHLGVVEAGDVRFTVADVPGLIEGASEGRGLGLEFLRHVERCAALVHVLDCATLEPGRDPVSDLDVIEAELAAYGGLEDRPRIVALNKVDVPEGAELAELVTPILRERGLRVYAVSAVSHAGLRELSYAMAELVAAARAHAEPAEPHRIVLRPRAVDEAQFSVVREGERFRVRGVKPERWVRQTDFTNDEAVGYLADRLARLGVEERLVELGATPGAEVVIGGEDGWVFDWEPSIEAGAGALGPRGTDVRLEGL; this is encoded by the coding sequence GTGGCGAGCTTCGTCGATCGCGTGGTGCTGCACGTCGCCGCCGGCGACGGCGGGAATGGCTGCGCCTCGATCCACCGCGAGAAGTTCAAGCCGCTGGGCGGGCCGGACGGCGGCAACGGCGGGCGCGGCGGCGATGTCGTCCTCGTCGTCGACCCGAACGTCACCACGCTGCTGGACTACCACCGCGCCCCGCACCGGCACGCGACGTCCGGCAAGGCCGGCCAGGGCGACCACCGGAGCGGGGCCGACGGCGACGACCTCGTCCTCCCGGTCCCCGATGGGACCGTGGTGTCCAGCCCTGACGGCGAGCCGCTCGCCGACCTGGTCGGCGCCGGGACCCGGTACGTCGTCGCGCAGGGCGGCCGGGGCGGGCTCGGCAACGCCGCCCTGGCGACGACCCGCCGCAAGGCCCCGGGCTTCGCCTTGCTCGGCGAGCCCGGCTGGTCGGGCGACGTCGTCCTCGAGCTCAAGACGGTCGCCGACATCGGCCTGGTCGGCTTCCCCAGCGCCGGCAAGTCCAGCCTGGTCGCCGCCCTCTCCGCCGCCCGCCCCAAGATCGCCGACTACCCGTTCACCACGCTGACCCCGCACCTCGGGGTCGTGGAGGCCGGTGACGTGCGCTTCACCGTGGCCGACGTACCCGGCCTCATCGAGGGGGCGAGCGAGGGCCGCGGCCTCGGCCTGGAGTTCCTGCGCCACGTCGAACGGTGCGCCGCGCTGGTCCACGTCCTCGACTGCGCCACGCTCGAGCCGGGCCGCGACCCGGTGTCCGACCTCGACGTCATCGAGGCGGAGCTCGCGGCGTACGGCGGCCTGGAGGACCGGCCGCGCATCGTCGCCCTCAACAAGGTCGACGTCCCCGAGGGCGCCGAGCTCGCCGAGCTGGTCACGCCGATCCTGCGCGAGCGCGGGCTGCGGGTGTACGCCGTCTCGGCCGTCTCGCACGCCGGGCTGCGAGAGCTGTCGTACGCGATGGCCGAGCTGGTCGCCGCCGCGCGCGCCCACGCCGAGCCGGCGGAGCCGCACCGGATCGTGCTGCGTCCCCGGGCGGTCGACGAGGCGCAGTTCAGCGTCGTCCGCGAGGGCGAGCGGTTCCGCGTGCGCGGGGTCAAGCCTGAACGCTGGGTACGCCAGACCGACTTCACCAACGACGAGGCGGTCGGCTACCTCGCCGACCGCCTCGCCCGCCTGGGCGTCGAGGAGCGACTCGTCGAGCTGGGTGCGACCCCGGGGGCGGAGGTCGTCATCGGCGGCGAGGACGGCTGGGTGTTCGACTGGGAGCCCTCGATCGAGGCCGGTGCCGGCGCGCTCGGCCCGCGCGGCACCGACGTACGGCTCGAGGGCCTCTGA
- the proB gene encoding glutamate 5-kinase produces MPRASVAQARRVVVKVGSSSLTDGTGTIDEGAVDGLAEVLSRARTSGREIVLVSSGAIAAGFAPLGQVRRPRDLATQQAAASVGQGRLMHRYTDAFAARGVVVGQVLLTSEDVTRRAHYRNAQRTLYRLLELGALPIVNENDTVATDEIRFGDNDRLAALVSHLVGADLLVLLSDVDGLYSGDPAKPGTELLREVRSEEDLVGVSLGRPGRAGRAGVGTGGMTTKVEAARIATSAGVPVVLTSTAAAAEALAGAEAGTFFHATGTRARTRLLWLQHAVAPAGRLLLDPGAVRAVVQRRLSLLPAGVTAVEGDFEAGDAVDLVDADSGVAVARGLVNYGASELPSMLGRSTRELAADLGPTYEREVVHRDDLVLL; encoded by the coding sequence ATGCCCCGCGCCAGCGTCGCGCAGGCCCGGCGGGTCGTGGTCAAGGTCGGCTCGTCGTCACTGACCGACGGCACCGGTACGATCGACGAGGGCGCGGTCGACGGGCTGGCCGAGGTGCTGTCCCGCGCGCGTACGTCCGGCCGGGAGATCGTGCTCGTCTCCTCGGGCGCCATCGCCGCCGGGTTCGCCCCGCTCGGGCAGGTGCGCCGGCCGCGCGACCTCGCCACCCAGCAGGCCGCGGCCAGCGTGGGCCAGGGGCGGCTGATGCACCGCTACACCGACGCGTTCGCCGCCCGGGGTGTCGTCGTCGGGCAGGTCCTGCTCACCTCAGAGGACGTGACCCGGCGGGCCCACTACCGCAACGCCCAGCGGACCCTTTACCGGCTGCTGGAGCTCGGCGCCCTGCCCATCGTCAACGAGAACGACACGGTCGCCACCGACGAGATCCGCTTCGGCGACAACGACCGGCTCGCCGCCCTGGTGTCGCACCTGGTGGGTGCGGACCTGCTGGTCCTGCTGTCCGACGTCGACGGGCTGTACTCCGGTGACCCCGCCAAGCCTGGGACCGAGCTGCTGCGCGAGGTCCGCTCGGAGGAGGACCTGGTCGGGGTGTCGCTGGGCCGGCCCGGGCGTGCCGGGCGCGCCGGCGTCGGGACGGGTGGGATGACCACCAAGGTCGAGGCCGCCCGCATCGCCACGTCGGCGGGCGTACCGGTGGTGCTCACCTCGACGGCGGCCGCCGCGGAGGCGCTCGCGGGCGCTGAGGCCGGGACGTTCTTCCACGCGACGGGGACCCGGGCGCGGACCCGGTTGCTGTGGCTGCAGCACGCGGTGGCGCCGGCCGGCCGGCTGCTGCTCGATCCCGGGGCCGTGCGCGCCGTCGTCCAGCGCCGGCTGTCGTTGCTGCCCGCCGGCGTCACGGCGGTGGAGGGCGACTTCGAGGCCGGCGACGCCGTCGACCTCGTCGACGCCGACTCCGGGGTCGCTGTCGCACGTGGGCTGGTCAACTACGGCGCGTCCGAGCTGCCCTCGATGCTGGGCCGCTCGACCCGTGAGCTGGCGGCCGACCTCGGGCCGACGTACGAGCGCGAGGTCGTCCACCGCGACGACCTCGTCCTCCTCTGA
- a CDS encoding ATP-binding cassette domain-containing protein, which yields MERGLVLDGIAVSYGGHALLTDVDLAVEPGAVVALLGPSGSGKSSLLRVVAGLLPADRGDVRWDGESLARVPTHRRGFGLVFQDAMLFPHLDVGGNVAYGLAALPRAERRTRVEELLALVDLPGYARRSVATLSGGEAQRVALARALAPRPRLLLLDEPFGALDRELRDRLAGDVRDLLHALATPAIHVTHDVTEAELVADRTVRLVPATAPVTAGAPTSAAGARTLAP from the coding sequence GTGGAGCGTGGGCTGGTCCTCGACGGCATCGCCGTCTCCTACGGCGGGCACGCGTTGCTCACCGACGTCGACCTGGCCGTCGAGCCGGGCGCCGTCGTGGCGCTTCTTGGCCCCAGCGGGTCGGGCAAGTCCTCCCTCCTGCGGGTCGTGGCCGGCCTGCTGCCTGCCGACCGCGGCGACGTCCGGTGGGACGGCGAGTCGCTTGCGCGGGTGCCCACCCACCGGCGCGGTTTCGGTCTGGTCTTCCAGGACGCGATGCTCTTCCCGCACCTCGACGTCGGGGGCAACGTGGCGTACGGCCTCGCGGCCCTGCCCCGCGCCGAGCGACGGACCCGGGTCGAGGAGCTGCTGGCGCTCGTCGACCTGCCCGGGTACGCCCGCCGGTCCGTCGCCACCCTCTCCGGCGGCGAGGCGCAGCGGGTGGCCCTCGCGCGCGCCCTCGCCCCCCGACCCCGGCTGCTCCTGCTCGACGAGCCCTTCGGCGCCCTGGACCGCGAGCTGCGCGACCGCCTCGCCGGCGACGTACGCGACCTCCTGCACGCCCTCGCCACCCCGGCCATCCACGTCACCCACGACGTCACCGAGGCCGAGCTCGTGGCCGACCGCACCGTCCGCCTCGTCCCCGCCACCGCGCCGGTGACCGCCGGCGCACCCACCAGCGCCGCCGGAGCCCGCACCCTCGCCCCCTGA
- a CDS encoding LytR C-terminal domain-containing protein, whose protein sequence is MTGKRAAPKQRRGLGWPKRQAAPAAPARSDADPGHAAVPAEAPVLAHVGAPSDLPHPTGPALPFEPPPPAAPSGAVVPAGNPSVLPSGAVPLGSRTLARQERERRSQRTRVVLAALVALVLLVVAATYVSRHAGGKHHAAPVASIPSSVVLLQIVDAQGAEGIALLGDQHASAGAVVLVPPQLSVDAGGDGGATMQSAALLPGTAAADGLSDALGLRIDGTWTLTPAGLAALVDSIGGVDADVDVDVRQGDVIKITAGQQHLGGAAAAEFATYAVPGQPAQAQLARLDTVLEAVFAKLSAKPAGVSAQLAALGATSHSTMPLARLSQVLADLTALDASNSLVYQSLPVHELDTGGTPTYTVDSTGAEGALSALTGSSTGDAANPTAIRVLVRNGVGTPGLGETTRAKLAKAGDVYVPGGNLLPFDKDPTVVLISEDTPQQRAMGDQVAKALGLTDASLRVTGEGQSIADVVVVLGTDYRP, encoded by the coding sequence GTGACCGGAAAGCGGGCGGCGCCGAAGCAACGCCGCGGGCTGGGCTGGCCCAAGCGCCAGGCTGCCCCGGCGGCGCCGGCCCGCAGCGACGCGGACCCGGGGCACGCGGCGGTCCCCGCCGAGGCACCCGTCCTCGCCCATGTCGGCGCCCCCTCCGACCTCCCTCACCCCACCGGGCCGGCGCTGCCGTTTGAGCCCCCGCCCCCCGCGGCCCCGAGCGGGGCGGTCGTCCCGGCAGGCAACCCCTCCGTCCTGCCGTCCGGCGCCGTCCCGCTCGGCTCGCGCACCCTCGCCCGTCAGGAGCGCGAGCGCCGCTCGCAGCGCACCCGCGTCGTCCTGGCCGCGCTCGTGGCCCTGGTCCTGCTGGTCGTCGCGGCGACCTACGTCTCCCGGCATGCCGGCGGCAAGCACCACGCCGCGCCAGTGGCCAGCATCCCCAGCTCGGTCGTGCTGCTGCAGATCGTGGACGCCCAGGGCGCCGAGGGCATCGCCCTGCTCGGTGACCAGCACGCCAGCGCCGGGGCCGTCGTGCTCGTCCCGCCGCAGCTGTCCGTGGACGCCGGTGGTGACGGCGGGGCCACCATGCAAAGCGCAGCCCTCCTGCCCGGCACTGCCGCCGCGGACGGCCTGTCCGACGCGCTGGGCCTGCGCATCGACGGCACCTGGACCCTGACCCCCGCCGGCCTGGCCGCGCTGGTGGACAGTATCGGCGGGGTCGACGCCGACGTCGACGTCGACGTGCGCCAGGGCGACGTGATCAAGATCACCGCCGGCCAGCAGCACCTGGGCGGGGCCGCTGCGGCCGAGTTCGCGACGTACGCCGTGCCCGGCCAGCCGGCCCAGGCGCAGCTGGCCCGGCTCGACACCGTCCTCGAGGCCGTCTTCGCCAAGCTGTCCGCCAAGCCGGCCGGGGTGAGCGCCCAGCTCGCCGCGCTCGGGGCGACCAGCCACTCCACGATGCCGCTGGCCCGGCTCAGCCAGGTCCTGGCGGACCTGACTGCGCTCGACGCCAGCAACTCGCTGGTCTACCAGTCGCTGCCGGTGCACGAGCTCGACACCGGCGGGACGCCGACGTACACCGTGGACTCCACCGGAGCCGAGGGCGCCCTGTCGGCACTGACCGGCAGCTCGACCGGCGACGCGGCCAACCCGACCGCGATCCGGGTCCTCGTCCGCAACGGGGTCGGCACGCCCGGGCTGGGGGAGACCACGCGCGCCAAGCTCGCCAAGGCCGGTGACGTGTACGTCCCCGGCGGCAACCTCCTGCCCTTCGACAAGGACCCGACGGTGGTCCTCATCTCCGAGGACACCCCGCAGCAGCGGGCGATGGGCGACCAGGTCGCCAAGGCGCTGGGACTCACCGACGCCTCGTTGCGGGTCACCGGCGAGGGCCAGAGCATCGCCGACGTCGTCGTGGTGCTCGGGACCGACTATCGCCCGTGA